The following coding sequences lie in one Phyllopteryx taeniolatus isolate TA_2022b chromosome 4, UOR_Ptae_1.2, whole genome shotgun sequence genomic window:
- the LOC133477420 gene encoding collagen alpha-1(XVII) chain-like isoform X4: MTTLTTTHSDVFDGSSSTDSTPEDFRMEYGSSKAMSGSITRGRSQSRGTESEIRARLQSTSPSASWTELGDVKRLLRGSQSESTSTIQSPNNSLPIPKKASVETRTTSESTSTIQSPNISLVIPKKPSVDTRIVSESTSTIQSTNNSLLLPSVDTRIRPENSKSGLSTAPDHYVGAWPGSINSSYSYNTSPNNLTTTSTIYHSGGGGGGGGGGGGGGRRIQGEGGGGVQNNMALISPPVHNGLSVSSTVPVYGVQNNLISTSSPAVHTPAGTNAEIVYGVQKNVSSPGISTTTVRPSSPSIDEPLGKDYKFVMVEKGNTPVKKESERLVMTTKDTGKQFMSAAPATSAMSAAAYSDDSLKREKQKLSMSASTMNEEREAKAALLKFDSKDKVGCADMWNDGSCFGLSRCCRCSWWKWLLGILLGLLLLLGLLFGLIALSEEVKRLKRRVEALEAITGSASARTSRLSGSSGINIVDPLDSKHTDRSYLGSTLTHSDNGIGVGNARGSGEDLQRAVQQLVRAELHSDAFRDSLKGAKGDPGMKGDPGVLGLQGDPGFPGLPGPSGRVGNPGTEGPRGPKGTAGDPGPQGLPGQKGLNGPMGPRGEAALPGFGPKGEKGSHGNSGPVGAPGLVGQKGALGQKGSQGDSGFPGQKGTPGLPGTKGGMGERGPRGPEGEPGRDGTKGAQGIAGVAGSMGPPGVRGTPGPSGLDGLPGSPGIQGPPGIAGIPGQPGTKGEMGPAGQVISPIGSDTVAIPGPPGPTGPPGPPGVPGLSGPIGPTGIGRKGDRGEKGERGERGEAGISIRSSETVSATRTGSLSSSAGFMGPPGPPGPPGVPGLQGPPGETRQGPPGRRGPPGEPGIGVPGPAGPKGEPGNFVPSSETFFAGPTGPPGPPGPQGPQGERGLRGYQGEPGQPGLAGIPGEPGDSGFSGVSLGGASRRGPPGPPGQPGAPGRDWSAAGSSAMGQYIAEYIQSGNLKQSLVGPPGPPGPPGISAASGAVMVDDVANRVIAYMQSQGRGYGGTSGSIGLTAQSGSISVDDLIALLQREDVRRYVTGPAGPPGPPGAPGHGSYRFGIQEVAERVLSLMKDRGMLGVSGHGNGLSSEYHTAVGPQGPPGVPGPPGPPGTGNYLSSDVREYFQSIAGRGPPGPPGPPGPVGPPGPISELSYTGLANSETIRADRREYVSSDRTRGGMFGIPGPPGPPGPPGEKGDSGVSGGMNWNVDSGDYSSMAVRVTDYIKSHGLLRDVVREFGGAVQGPPGPPGPPGTPGYSQWFGSQDNVVDVVEYIKSQGLLYDSGRDQYGHAGQVPRGPPGPPGPPGSTRWFGTHGNATDLVEYIRSQGVLRDIIREYTNHIFQGPQGPPGPPGVPGHSQGFGSGVNYTPLVEYLQSRGLISDRRGSNHEHTVQGPPGQPGPPGAPGYSRLFGSQANVTDIVEFIRTYGAIVGAPGRPGQKGEMGFPGPKGDRGDRGSPGQQGPKGEKGDFSTISRRAKRDVGV, translated from the exons ATGACCACTTTGACAACCACTCACTCTGATGTTTTTGACG GGAGTTCAAGCACAGACTCAACTCCAGAGGATTTCCGAATGGAGTATG gCTCTTCAAAGGCAATGTCAGGTTCCATCACACGAGGGAGATCTCAGAGCCGAGGTACAG AGAGTGAAATCCGAGCCAGGCTTCAGAGCACTTCTCCTTCAGCAAGTT GGACGGAACTAGGTGATGTGAAGCGTCTGCTGAGAGGAAGTCAGTCTGAGAGCACCAGCACCATTCAGTCTCCCAACAACTCTTTGCCCATCCCCAAGAAGGCCAGTGTAGAAACTAGAACCACATCTGAGAGCACCAGCACCATTCAGTCTCCTAACATCTCACTGGTCATCCCCAAGAAACCCAGTGTGGACACGAGGATTGTGTCTGAGAGTACCAGTACAATTCAGTCTACCAACAACTCCCTTCTTCTCCCTAGTGTGGATACCAGGATCAGGCCTGAGAACTCCAAATCAG GTTTGTCCACAGCTCCAGATCACTATGTTGGTGCTTGGCCTGGAAGCATTAACAGCAGCTACAGCTACAATACAAGTCCCAACAACCTAACCACAACATCTACTATTTACCACTCAG gaggaggaggaggaggaggaggaggaggaggaggaggaggaagaagaatacaaggagaaggaggaggaggtgttCAGAACAATATGGCCCTCATCTCTCCCCCTGTGCACAACGGACTATCCGTCAGCAGCACCG TGCCAGTGTACGGTGTTCAGAATAACCTGATCAGCACCAGCAGCCCCGCTGTCCACACTCCTGCTGGAACAAATGCAGAAATAG tttacgGTGTGCAGAAAAATGTCTCTAGCCCTGGAATCAGCACAaccacag TTCGCCCCAGCAGTCCTTCTATTGATGAGCCTTTGGGCAAAGATTATAAATTTGTGATGGTAGAAAAGGGCAATACACCTGTCAAGAAAGAGTCAGAGCGACTGGTCATGACCACCAAAGACACCGGAAAGCAATTCATGTCTGCTGCTCCTGCAACGTCTGCAATGTCTGCTG CTGCCTACTCTGATGATTCACTGAAGAGGGAAAAACAGAAACTGTCGATGTCAGCCAGCACAATGAATGAGGAAAGGGAGGCTAAAG CTGCACTCCTGAAATTTGACTCGAAAGATAAAGTTGGCTGCGCAG ACATGTGGAACGATGGCTCGTGTTTTGGCTTGAGCCGCTGCTGCCGCTGCAGTTGGTGGAAGTGGCTCCTGGGCATCCTGCTCggccttctccttcttcttggtCTCCTCTTTGGACTCATCGCTTTGA GTGAGGAAGTGAAACGTCTCAAAAGACGAGTTGAAGCTCTGGAAGCCATCACTGGCTCTGCGTCAGCGAGGACGAGTCGTCTTTCTGGCTCCTCTGGCATCAACATTGTTGATCCGCTGGATTCCAAACACACGGACAGGAGTTATTTGGGTTCCACACTGACTCACTCTGATAACGGAATTGGTGTAGGGAATGCCAGAGGATCAGGAGAGGACTTGCAGAGAGCTGTCCAGCAGCTGGTCAGAGCCGAACTACATTCCGATGCTTTTAGAG ACTCACTCAAAGGAGCTAAGGGAGACCCTGGGATGAAAG GTGATCCAGGTGTTCTTGGGCTTCAAG GTGATCCTGGGTTTCCTGGCCTGCCAG GTCCTTCTGGACGTGTGGGCAACCCAGGAACAGAAGGACCCAGGGGTCCCAAGGGAACCGCAG GTGATCCAGGTCCTCAGGGATTACCAGGTCAGAAGGGCTTGAATGGGCCAATGGGCCCCCGAGGAGAGGCTGCACTACCTGGTTTTGGACCGAAAGGAGAAAAAG GATCACATGGCAATTCGGGACCAGTTGGTGCTCCTGGGCTAGTGGGGCAGAAAG GTGCTCTTGGTCAAAAGGGTTCCCAGGGTGATAGTGGATTTCCAGGACAAAAAG GAACACCAGGCTTGCCAGGAACCAAAGGAGGCATGGGAGAGAGGGGACCACGTGGCCCAGAAG GTGAACCTGGAAGAGATGGCACAAAGGGTGCGCAGGGAATTGCAG GTGTTGCAGGATCAATGGGACCTCCTGGTGTGAGAGGAACACCTGGGCCTTCTGGACTTGATGGTCTTCCAG gttcTCCAGGAATTCAAGGGCCCCCAG GTATTGCTGGAATTCCAGGACAGCCTGGTACAAAAG GTGAAATGGGTCCAGCTGGTCAAGTCATTTCTCCAA TTGGCTCTGACACGGTGGCCATCCCAGGACCACCAGGACCGACTGGACCTCCTGGTCCTCCTGGAGTTCCTGGTTTGTCTGGTCCCATTGGTCCAACAGGAATTG GTCGAAAGGGAGACCGAGGAGAGAAAGGGGAGAGAGGTGAGAGAGGAGAAGCTGGCATCAGTATCAGAAGTTCAGAAACTGTCAGTGCAACACGAACTGGTA gtctgtcttcaTCGGCTGGATTTATGGGCCCACCGGGACCTCCAGGGCCTCCAGGAGTTCCAGGTCTTCAAGGTCCTCCCG GTGAGACAAGACAAGGTCCCCCTGGGCGTAGAGGTCCACCAGGAGAGCcag GCATTGGAGTACCTGGACCCGCAGGACCAAAAGGAGAGCCTGGAAACTTTGTACCTTCATCAG aaaCCTTCTTTGCTGGACCAACGGGACCACCAGGACCTCCTGGTCCCCAGGGCCCACAAG gtGAGCGAGGACTACGAGGTTACCAAG GAGAACCAGGACAGCCAGGTTTGGCAGGAATTCCAGGAGAACCAG GTGATTCAGGATTCTCTGGAGTCTCCCTGG GGGGTGCATCAAGACGAGGACCGCCCGGACCTCCTGGACAACCTGGTGCACCTGGAAGAGATTGGAGTGCAGCAGGTTCAAGTGCCATGGGCCAGTACATTGCAGAGTACATTCAAA GTGGAAACTTGAAGCAGTCTCTGGTGGGACCTCCAGGGCCTCCGGGGCCTCCTGGTATCTCAGCGGCCTCAGGCGCCGTGATGGTGGATGATGTAGCAAATCGAGTCATCGCCTACATGCAGA GTCAGGGCAGAGGATATGGTGGGACTTCTGGCTCTATTGGTCTCACTGCTCAAAGTGGCTCCATTTCTGTTGATGACCTCATCGCCCTTTTACAGC gAGAGGATGTGAGAAGATATGTTACTGGTCCTGCTGGTCCACCAGGGCCCCCAGGAGCACCAGGTCATGGAAGCTATAGATTTGGTATCCAGGAGGTGGCTGAACGTGTCCTCAGTCTGATGaaag ACAGGGGCATGTTGGGTGTATCTGGACATGGAAATGGGCTCTCAA GTGAGTATCATACTGCTGTTGGGCCCCAGGGGCCACCTGGTGTGCCGGGTCCACCTGGACCACCAGGAACTGGAAACTACTTGAGCTCAGATGTCCGTGAATACTTTCAAA GTATTGCTGGTAGAGGTCCTCCAGGCCCCCCCGGGCCCCCTGGACCCGTGGGTCCACCTGGTCCGATCTCTGAACTTTCCTACACTGGTCTTGCCAACAGTGAGACGATCAGAGCAGATAGACGGGAATATGTCAGCA GTGACAGGACAAGAGGAGGTATGTTTGGCATTCCTGGTCCACCTGGCCCTCCTGGACCCCCAGGAGAAAAGGGAGACTCAGGCGTATCTGGTGGTATGAACTGGAACGTGGATAGTGGAGACTACTCCAGTATGGCCGTCAGAGTAACCGATTATATCAAAT CCCATGGCCTGCTccgggatgttgtgagggaattTGGTGGTGCTGTCCAAGGCCCTCCAGGACCCCCTGGTCCTCCGGGAACCCCTGGATACAGCCAGTGGTTTGGTTCTCAAGATAATGTTGTGGATGTGGTGGAATACATCAAAT CGCAAGGTCTGTTGTATGACTCTGGGAGGGATCAATATGGCCATGCTGGGCAAGTACCCAGAGGACCACCTGGACCTCCTGGACCTCCAGGGTCCACCCGTTGGTTTGGTACTCATGGAAATGCAACAGATCTGGTGGAATACATAAGAT CCCAAGGTGTGTTACGTGACATCATCAGGGAGTACACTAATCACATTTTCCAAGGACCTCAAGGACCACCTGGTCCTCCAGGTGTGCCGGGCCATAGTCAAGGGTTTGGTTCCGGTGTAAATTACACACCTCTTGTGGAATACCTCCAAT CACGTGGTCTGATTAGTGACAGAAGAGGGAGCAACCATGAACACACTGTTCAAGGGCCACCAGGACAACCTGGACCTCCAGGAGCCCCCGGATACAGCCGATTGTTTGGTTCCCAAGCAAACGTTACTGATATAGTGGAATTCATCAGAA CATATGGTGCCATAGTCGGAGCACCAGGGAGACCAGGACAAAAAGGGGAAATGGGATTCCCAGGCCCAAAAGGAGACAGAG GTGACCGTGGTTCTCCAGGGCAACAAGGACCCAAGGGAGAAAAAG GTGACTTCTCAACGATTTCAAGGAGAGCAAAGAGGGATGTTGGTGTCTAA
- the LOC133477420 gene encoding collagen alpha-1(XVII) chain-like isoform X1: MSSGAGFRAGLGSSGMSSGFVTVEEKREGSPGTVTFSKVSKTYSTNGFGQPTRSSASPILKDRKIMTTLTTTHSDVFDGSSSTDSTPEDFRMEYGSSKAMSGSITRGRSQSRGTESEIRARLQSTSPSASWTELGDVKRLLRGSQSESTSTIQSPNNSLPIPKKASVETRTTSESTSTIQSPNISLVIPKKPSVDTRIVSESTSTIQSTNNSLLLPSVDTRIRPENSKSGLSTAPDHYVGAWPGSINSSYSYNTSPNNLTTTSTIYHSGGGGGGGGGGGGGGRRIQGEGGGGVQNNMALISPPVHNGLSVSSTVPVYGVQNNLISTSSPAVHTPAGTNAEIVYGVQKNVSSPGISTTTVRPSSPSIDEPLGKDYKFVMVEKGNTPVKKESERLVMTTKDTGKQFMSAAPATSAMSAAAYSDDSLKREKQKLSMSASTMNEEREAKAALLKFDSKDKVGCADMWNDGSCFGLSRCCRCSWWKWLLGILLGLLLLLGLLFGLIALSEEVKRLKRRVEALEAITGSASARTSRLSGSSGINIVDPLDSKHTDRSYLGSTLTHSDNGIGVGNARGSGEDLQRAVQQLVRAELHSDAFRDSLKGAKGDPGMKGDPGVLGLQGDPGFPGLPGPSGRVGNPGTEGPRGPKGTAGDPGPQGLPGQKGLNGPMGPRGEAALPGFGPKGEKGSHGNSGPVGAPGLVGQKGALGQKGSQGDSGFPGQKGTPGLPGTKGGMGERGPRGPEGEPGRDGTKGAQGIAGVAGSMGPPGVRGTPGPSGLDGLPGSPGIQGPPGIAGIPGQPGTKGEMGPAGQVISPIGSDTVAIPGPPGPTGPPGPPGVPGLSGPIGPTGIGRKGDRGEKGERGERGEAGISIRSSETVSATRTGSLSSSAGFMGPPGPPGPPGVPGLQGPPGETRQGPPGRRGPPGEPGIGVPGPAGPKGEPGNFVPSSETFFAGPTGPPGPPGPQGPQGERGLRGYQGEPGQPGLAGIPGEPGDSGFSGVSLGGASRRGPPGPPGQPGAPGRDWSAAGSSAMGQYIAEYIQSGNLKQSLVGPPGPPGPPGISAASGAVMVDDVANRVIAYMQSQGRGYGGTSGSIGLTAQSGSISVDDLIALLQREDVRRYVTGPAGPPGPPGAPGHGSYRFGIQEVAERVLSLMKDRGMLGVSGHGNGLSSEYHTAVGPQGPPGVPGPPGPPGTGNYLSSDVREYFQSIAGRGPPGPPGPPGPVGPPGPISELSYTGLANSETIRADRREYVSSDRTRGGMFGIPGPPGPPGPPGEKGDSGVSGGMNWNVDSGDYSSMAVRVTDYIKSHGLLRDVVREFGGAVQGPPGPPGPPGTPGYSQWFGSQDNVVDVVEYIKSQGLLYDSGRDQYGHAGQVPRGPPGPPGPPGSTRWFGTHGNATDLVEYIRSQGVLRDIIREYTNHIFQGPQGPPGPPGVPGHSQGFGSGVNYTPLVEYLQSRGLISDRRGSNHEHTVQGPPGQPGPPGAPGYSRLFGSQANVTDIVEFIRTYGAIVGAPGRPGQKGEMGFPGPKGDRGDRGSPGQQGPKGEKGDFSTISRRAKRDVGV, translated from the exons ATGAGTTCAGGAGCAGGGTTTCGGGCAGGATTAGGGTCCTCTGGTATGTCTTCTGGGTTTGTGACTGTTGAAGAAAAGAGAGAAGGGAGTCCGGGTACTGTAACCTTTTCTAAGGTGTCCAAAACCTACAGTACAAATGGATTTGGGCAACCAACGAGAAGCTCGGCCTCTCCAATTTTGAAGGACAGGAAGATCATGACCACTTTGACAACCACTCACTCTGATGTTTTTGACG GGAGTTCAAGCACAGACTCAACTCCAGAGGATTTCCGAATGGAGTATG gCTCTTCAAAGGCAATGTCAGGTTCCATCACACGAGGGAGATCTCAGAGCCGAGGTACAG AGAGTGAAATCCGAGCCAGGCTTCAGAGCACTTCTCCTTCAGCAAGTT GGACGGAACTAGGTGATGTGAAGCGTCTGCTGAGAGGAAGTCAGTCTGAGAGCACCAGCACCATTCAGTCTCCCAACAACTCTTTGCCCATCCCCAAGAAGGCCAGTGTAGAAACTAGAACCACATCTGAGAGCACCAGCACCATTCAGTCTCCTAACATCTCACTGGTCATCCCCAAGAAACCCAGTGTGGACACGAGGATTGTGTCTGAGAGTACCAGTACAATTCAGTCTACCAACAACTCCCTTCTTCTCCCTAGTGTGGATACCAGGATCAGGCCTGAGAACTCCAAATCAG GTTTGTCCACAGCTCCAGATCACTATGTTGGTGCTTGGCCTGGAAGCATTAACAGCAGCTACAGCTACAATACAAGTCCCAACAACCTAACCACAACATCTACTATTTACCACTCAG gaggaggaggaggaggaggaggaggaggaggaggaggaggaagaagaatacaaggagaaggaggaggaggtgttCAGAACAATATGGCCCTCATCTCTCCCCCTGTGCACAACGGACTATCCGTCAGCAGCACCG TGCCAGTGTACGGTGTTCAGAATAACCTGATCAGCACCAGCAGCCCCGCTGTCCACACTCCTGCTGGAACAAATGCAGAAATAG tttacgGTGTGCAGAAAAATGTCTCTAGCCCTGGAATCAGCACAaccacag TTCGCCCCAGCAGTCCTTCTATTGATGAGCCTTTGGGCAAAGATTATAAATTTGTGATGGTAGAAAAGGGCAATACACCTGTCAAGAAAGAGTCAGAGCGACTGGTCATGACCACCAAAGACACCGGAAAGCAATTCATGTCTGCTGCTCCTGCAACGTCTGCAATGTCTGCTG CTGCCTACTCTGATGATTCACTGAAGAGGGAAAAACAGAAACTGTCGATGTCAGCCAGCACAATGAATGAGGAAAGGGAGGCTAAAG CTGCACTCCTGAAATTTGACTCGAAAGATAAAGTTGGCTGCGCAG ACATGTGGAACGATGGCTCGTGTTTTGGCTTGAGCCGCTGCTGCCGCTGCAGTTGGTGGAAGTGGCTCCTGGGCATCCTGCTCggccttctccttcttcttggtCTCCTCTTTGGACTCATCGCTTTGA GTGAGGAAGTGAAACGTCTCAAAAGACGAGTTGAAGCTCTGGAAGCCATCACTGGCTCTGCGTCAGCGAGGACGAGTCGTCTTTCTGGCTCCTCTGGCATCAACATTGTTGATCCGCTGGATTCCAAACACACGGACAGGAGTTATTTGGGTTCCACACTGACTCACTCTGATAACGGAATTGGTGTAGGGAATGCCAGAGGATCAGGAGAGGACTTGCAGAGAGCTGTCCAGCAGCTGGTCAGAGCCGAACTACATTCCGATGCTTTTAGAG ACTCACTCAAAGGAGCTAAGGGAGACCCTGGGATGAAAG GTGATCCAGGTGTTCTTGGGCTTCAAG GTGATCCTGGGTTTCCTGGCCTGCCAG GTCCTTCTGGACGTGTGGGCAACCCAGGAACAGAAGGACCCAGGGGTCCCAAGGGAACCGCAG GTGATCCAGGTCCTCAGGGATTACCAGGTCAGAAGGGCTTGAATGGGCCAATGGGCCCCCGAGGAGAGGCTGCACTACCTGGTTTTGGACCGAAAGGAGAAAAAG GATCACATGGCAATTCGGGACCAGTTGGTGCTCCTGGGCTAGTGGGGCAGAAAG GTGCTCTTGGTCAAAAGGGTTCCCAGGGTGATAGTGGATTTCCAGGACAAAAAG GAACACCAGGCTTGCCAGGAACCAAAGGAGGCATGGGAGAGAGGGGACCACGTGGCCCAGAAG GTGAACCTGGAAGAGATGGCACAAAGGGTGCGCAGGGAATTGCAG GTGTTGCAGGATCAATGGGACCTCCTGGTGTGAGAGGAACACCTGGGCCTTCTGGACTTGATGGTCTTCCAG gttcTCCAGGAATTCAAGGGCCCCCAG GTATTGCTGGAATTCCAGGACAGCCTGGTACAAAAG GTGAAATGGGTCCAGCTGGTCAAGTCATTTCTCCAA TTGGCTCTGACACGGTGGCCATCCCAGGACCACCAGGACCGACTGGACCTCCTGGTCCTCCTGGAGTTCCTGGTTTGTCTGGTCCCATTGGTCCAACAGGAATTG GTCGAAAGGGAGACCGAGGAGAGAAAGGGGAGAGAGGTGAGAGAGGAGAAGCTGGCATCAGTATCAGAAGTTCAGAAACTGTCAGTGCAACACGAACTGGTA gtctgtcttcaTCGGCTGGATTTATGGGCCCACCGGGACCTCCAGGGCCTCCAGGAGTTCCAGGTCTTCAAGGTCCTCCCG GTGAGACAAGACAAGGTCCCCCTGGGCGTAGAGGTCCACCAGGAGAGCcag GCATTGGAGTACCTGGACCCGCAGGACCAAAAGGAGAGCCTGGAAACTTTGTACCTTCATCAG aaaCCTTCTTTGCTGGACCAACGGGACCACCAGGACCTCCTGGTCCCCAGGGCCCACAAG gtGAGCGAGGACTACGAGGTTACCAAG GAGAACCAGGACAGCCAGGTTTGGCAGGAATTCCAGGAGAACCAG GTGATTCAGGATTCTCTGGAGTCTCCCTGG GGGGTGCATCAAGACGAGGACCGCCCGGACCTCCTGGACAACCTGGTGCACCTGGAAGAGATTGGAGTGCAGCAGGTTCAAGTGCCATGGGCCAGTACATTGCAGAGTACATTCAAA GTGGAAACTTGAAGCAGTCTCTGGTGGGACCTCCAGGGCCTCCGGGGCCTCCTGGTATCTCAGCGGCCTCAGGCGCCGTGATGGTGGATGATGTAGCAAATCGAGTCATCGCCTACATGCAGA GTCAGGGCAGAGGATATGGTGGGACTTCTGGCTCTATTGGTCTCACTGCTCAAAGTGGCTCCATTTCTGTTGATGACCTCATCGCCCTTTTACAGC gAGAGGATGTGAGAAGATATGTTACTGGTCCTGCTGGTCCACCAGGGCCCCCAGGAGCACCAGGTCATGGAAGCTATAGATTTGGTATCCAGGAGGTGGCTGAACGTGTCCTCAGTCTGATGaaag ACAGGGGCATGTTGGGTGTATCTGGACATGGAAATGGGCTCTCAA GTGAGTATCATACTGCTGTTGGGCCCCAGGGGCCACCTGGTGTGCCGGGTCCACCTGGACCACCAGGAACTGGAAACTACTTGAGCTCAGATGTCCGTGAATACTTTCAAA GTATTGCTGGTAGAGGTCCTCCAGGCCCCCCCGGGCCCCCTGGACCCGTGGGTCCACCTGGTCCGATCTCTGAACTTTCCTACACTGGTCTTGCCAACAGTGAGACGATCAGAGCAGATAGACGGGAATATGTCAGCA GTGACAGGACAAGAGGAGGTATGTTTGGCATTCCTGGTCCACCTGGCCCTCCTGGACCCCCAGGAGAAAAGGGAGACTCAGGCGTATCTGGTGGTATGAACTGGAACGTGGATAGTGGAGACTACTCCAGTATGGCCGTCAGAGTAACCGATTATATCAAAT CCCATGGCCTGCTccgggatgttgtgagggaattTGGTGGTGCTGTCCAAGGCCCTCCAGGACCCCCTGGTCCTCCGGGAACCCCTGGATACAGCCAGTGGTTTGGTTCTCAAGATAATGTTGTGGATGTGGTGGAATACATCAAAT CGCAAGGTCTGTTGTATGACTCTGGGAGGGATCAATATGGCCATGCTGGGCAAGTACCCAGAGGACCACCTGGACCTCCTGGACCTCCAGGGTCCACCCGTTGGTTTGGTACTCATGGAAATGCAACAGATCTGGTGGAATACATAAGAT CCCAAGGTGTGTTACGTGACATCATCAGGGAGTACACTAATCACATTTTCCAAGGACCTCAAGGACCACCTGGTCCTCCAGGTGTGCCGGGCCATAGTCAAGGGTTTGGTTCCGGTGTAAATTACACACCTCTTGTGGAATACCTCCAAT CACGTGGTCTGATTAGTGACAGAAGAGGGAGCAACCATGAACACACTGTTCAAGGGCCACCAGGACAACCTGGACCTCCAGGAGCCCCCGGATACAGCCGATTGTTTGGTTCCCAAGCAAACGTTACTGATATAGTGGAATTCATCAGAA CATATGGTGCCATAGTCGGAGCACCAGGGAGACCAGGACAAAAAGGGGAAATGGGATTCCCAGGCCCAAAAGGAGACAGAG GTGACCGTGGTTCTCCAGGGCAACAAGGACCCAAGGGAGAAAAAG GTGACTTCTCAACGATTTCAAGGAGAGCAAAGAGGGATGTTGGTGTCTAA